The genomic DNA GCTTGTGGGGGCGCCTGACGGTGCGGTTACGCCGCTTACTTTGGAGGCTGGAGCCCGGTTATATCTAAGCCGCAACTATGACTATGAGACAAGACTAGCCTCGGAAATTTTAAAGCGGGTTAGCCGAAATGGCTATACTTTTGACGCAGTTAGACCTGCACTTGGCCTTTTATTTCAAGAAGTGCCGGAGAACGAAACAGATTGGCAAAAGGTCGCAGTAGCCGCTGCAGCCTTGAAAAAGATATGTATTATCTCAGGAGGGCCAGGGACAGGTAAAACATTTACTGTTGTCAAGATTATCACTCTTCTTAAGTTGCTTGCGCCGGATAAAAAGATGCGCTTTGGCCTGGTTGCTCCGACTGGTAAGGCCGCCAGCCGACTGCATGAATCAATTCAGGAAAGTGTACAGAAACTCCCCCAGGATATAAGCAGGCTTCTTGATGAACTGCCGGAGGCGCAGACAATACATAGGCTGCTCGGCACGAAAAGACATTCGCCTTATTTTAGGCATAATAAAGACAATCCTTTGCCCCTTGATGTGCTGATTGTTGACGAAGTCTCAATGGTGGATCTGGCCATGATGGTTAAATTGCTTGAAGCCATGCCCGAATCCGGAAGGGTTATCTTGCTGGGAGATAAGGATCAACTGTCATCTGTGGAGGCTGGACGTGTTTTGGCAGATATTTGTGAAGGTGCTGCGAATACTTTTTCGCCCGGCTTTGCAGAACAGCTTGATCGTGCAGGGGCAGCGCGCCTTAATACTCTTCTTGTCAGCTCTGCGGCAGGGGCAATTGTGGACTGTCGAGTGGTTTTAGAAAAATCATATCGTTTTGCCACCAGTAGTGCGATTGGCCGGCTGGCACGAAATGTTCTGGCGGGCAATGTTTCTGAGGCAAGTACCGTACTTAAAGATCAAAACACCCTTGTCGAAACGGTCAGGTTCGATATCGACCAGGAACATCTCTCAGCACAAATCTGTACCGGGTTTGCGGCCTACCTTAATGAGAAAACACCCATTAAG from Desulfobulbaceae bacterium includes the following:
- the recD gene encoding exodeoxyribonuclease V subunit alpha translates to MKSTLFHHFYKFFKRLDPSAGELVWLSGAFVVQLSQEGHSCLPLADYANKRLFDDTVDLDTPNFIMPGLEEWQRVLVASRLVGAPDGAVTPLTLEAGARLYLSRNYDYETRLASEILKRVSRNGYTFDAVRPALGLLFQEVPENETDWQKVAVAAAALKKICIISGGPGTGKTFTVVKIITLLKLLAPDKKMRFGLVAPTGKAASRLHESIQESVQKLPQDISRLLDELPEAQTIHRLLGTKRHSPYFRHNKDNPLPLDVLIVDEVSMVDLAMMVKLLEAMPESGRVILLGDKDQLSSVEAGRVLADICEGAANTFSPGFAEQLDRAGAARLNTLLVSSAAGAIVDCRVVLEKSYRFATSSAIGRLARNVLAGNVSEASTVLKDQNTLVETVRFDIDQEHLSAQICTGFAAYLNEKTPIKALAYLKSFRLLCAHRHGTWGVEQLNQWVD